In one Niallia taxi genomic region, the following are encoded:
- the mutL gene encoding DNA mismatch repair endonuclease MutL yields MAKIFQLDDALSNKIAAGEVVERPASVVKELVENSIDAQSTNIEIFIEEAGLQSIRILDNGAGIDEEDVLTAFSRHATSKIKDENDLFRIRTLGFRGEALPSIASVSHVLLTTSTGEKGTSVELEGGHLKKHESAPSRKGTEITVSNLFFNTPARLKYMKSIHTELGNITDIVNRLALSHPEISFRLIHNDRKLLHTNGNGDVRQVLASIYGLNIAKKMIPITGKSLDFTLSGFMALPEITRASRNYISTMINGRFIKNYSLVRSIQEGYHTLLPIGRFPIVLLNVEMDPMLVDVNVHPSKMEVRFSKEQELNELVSASIKAAFKKKELIPAGFIREKAKATKDEQTFLSFDQVKEARPEVPQPAQSFAFPAFTNEPPIFDDIAVPAVTEEQDVFVRNEPFIPAFNSTDNYAQKPESEAEHNEETWEEEVLEDVASENRVPPLYPIGQMHGTYIFAQNERGLYIIDQHAAQERIKYEFYRDKVGEVHNELQELLIPLTLEYSLDEWMKIEENKVELEKVGVFLEPFGQQSYLVRSHPQWFPKDEETETIEEMIEQVLSMKKVDIKLLREEAAIMMSCKGSIKANRHLRNDEIESLLEELRHTSDPFTCPHGRPIIVHYSSYEMEKMFKRVM; encoded by the coding sequence ATGGCAAAGATATTTCAACTGGATGACGCACTTTCCAATAAAATTGCTGCAGGAGAAGTAGTTGAAAGGCCAGCCTCTGTTGTTAAAGAATTAGTAGAAAACAGCATTGATGCGCAAAGCACAAACATCGAAATTTTTATTGAGGAAGCAGGACTGCAAAGCATTCGAATTCTCGATAACGGTGCCGGAATTGACGAGGAGGATGTACTCACAGCCTTTTCCCGCCATGCGACAAGCAAGATCAAGGACGAAAATGATCTGTTTCGAATACGTACACTAGGCTTCAGAGGAGAGGCGCTGCCGAGTATCGCCTCTGTCTCCCATGTGCTTTTAACTACATCAACTGGGGAAAAGGGAACAAGTGTAGAGCTTGAAGGCGGACACCTAAAGAAGCACGAGAGCGCGCCCAGCCGAAAAGGAACAGAAATAACGGTTTCCAATTTGTTCTTTAACACCCCTGCCAGGCTTAAGTATATGAAATCCATTCATACAGAGCTCGGCAATATAACGGATATTGTCAACAGGCTTGCATTATCACATCCTGAGATTAGCTTCCGGCTCATCCATAATGACAGAAAGCTCCTTCATACGAACGGGAATGGCGATGTGAGGCAGGTTTTAGCTAGTATTTATGGCTTAAATATCGCCAAGAAGATGATTCCAATCACAGGGAAATCATTGGATTTTACTTTATCAGGATTCATGGCATTGCCTGAAATCACAAGAGCATCGCGCAATTATATCTCAACTATGATTAATGGCAGGTTCATTAAGAATTACTCGCTTGTTCGCAGTATTCAGGAGGGCTACCACACATTGCTGCCAATCGGCAGGTTCCCGATTGTGCTCTTAAATGTGGAAATGGACCCGATGCTTGTCGATGTCAATGTGCATCCCTCTAAAATGGAGGTTCGCTTCAGCAAGGAGCAGGAGTTAAATGAATTGGTGAGTGCAAGCATAAAGGCAGCATTCAAGAAAAAGGAATTGATTCCGGCTGGCTTCATCCGTGAAAAAGCAAAAGCGACCAAGGATGAACAAACGTTTCTTTCCTTTGATCAAGTGAAAGAAGCTCGACCAGAAGTACCACAACCGGCACAGTCCTTTGCCTTCCCGGCATTTACAAACGAACCGCCGATTTTTGATGACATAGCTGTGCCTGCAGTGACAGAGGAGCAAGATGTGTTTGTCCGAAATGAGCCGTTTATTCCAGCGTTTAATAGTACGGATAATTACGCGCAAAAGCCAGAGTCAGAAGCAGAACATAATGAGGAGACATGGGAAGAGGAAGTGCTTGAGGATGTAGCCTCAGAAAACCGCGTCCCGCCATTATATCCAATCGGACAAATGCATGGCACGTATATTTTCGCCCAAAACGAAAGAGGCCTGTATATTATCGACCAGCATGCCGCCCAGGAACGAATTAAATATGAGTTCTATCGAGATAAGGTCGGCGAGGTTCATAACGAGCTTCAGGAGCTGTTGATTCCACTAACATTAGAATATTCATTAGACGAATGGATGAAAATTGAAGAGAATAAAGTAGAGCTCGAAAAGGTCGGCGTCTTCCTTGAACCATTCGGCCAGCAAAGCTATCTCGTCCGCTCCCATCCTCAATGGTTCCCAAAGGACGAAGAAACAGAAACAATCGAAGAAATGATCGAACAAGTCCTTTCCATGAAAAAAGTCGACATCAAGCTGCTGCGCGAAGAAGCAGCCATCATGATGAGCTGTAAAGGGTCCATAAAGGCAAACCGCCATTTACGCAATGACGAGATCGAAAGCTTGCTTGAAGAGCTGCGCCACACATCAGATCCGTTTACATGCCCTCATGGCCGGCCGATTATTGTGCATTATTCTTCTTATGAGATGGAGAAGATGTTTAAGCGGGTTATGTAG
- the mutS gene encoding DNA mismatch repair protein MutS: MTTYTPMIQQYLQVKADYQDAFLFFRLGDFYEMFFDDAIKASQELEITLTSREGGGSERIPMCGVPHHSAKNYIEQLVERGYKVAICEQTEDPKQAKGVVRREVVQLITPGTMMEGRNLSDKENNYIATITVLGNNSYGFAYSDLSTGECKATKTIGFEATLNELSLSGAKELIISPDFPEESKKRLQERTTLTVSYEVEAEGLEQYEALLADVLDEELRLAVGRLFAYLYRTQKRNLDHLQPVAVYVIDDFMKIDYFSKRNLELTETIRSKGKKGSLLWLLDETKTAMGGRLLKQWIDRPLLNKEKIAERQNLVETMISHYFERMDLREKLKEVYDLERLAGRVAFGNVNARDLVQLKKSLQQIPAIQELVAQFGTDAASRLALELDPCEEVTDLLETAIVENPPLSVKEGNIILDGYNEELDRYRDASRNGKTWIAQLERQEREKTGIKSLKIGYNRVFGYYIEVTRANVHLLEEGQYERKQTLANAERYITPELKEKESLILQAEEKIVELEYDIFTIIRETVKDYIPRLQMLAKTVSALDVLQCFATVSEERRYVKPAFSSERVLSIQNGRHPVVEKVMNSQSYVANGCLMDSDRELLLITGPNMSGKSTYMRQIALTSVLAQIGCFVPAEEATLPIFDQVFTRIGAADDLISGQSTFMVEMLEARNALLHATKDSLILFDEIGRGTSTYDGMALAQAIIEHIHDIVGAKTLFSTHYHELTVLDEELGRLKNVHVSAMEQNGKVVFLHKIKEGAADKSYGIHVAQLAELPKELIERAQELLTSLEQKEEHKQVDKPQTIVKEQSPVVEVESDAQLSFFDEGKAPAAKPLAGKEKQILQKIKSLDILDMTPMQALNTLYELHKKIKND; this comes from the coding sequence ATGACGACGTATACGCCCATGATACAACAATACTTACAAGTAAAGGCAGATTATCAGGATGCCTTTTTATTTTTTCGTTTAGGCGATTTTTACGAAATGTTTTTTGATGATGCAATTAAAGCATCACAAGAATTAGAAATTACGCTAACGAGCAGAGAAGGCGGGGGAAGTGAACGAATTCCGATGTGCGGCGTTCCCCACCATTCGGCGAAAAACTATATTGAACAGCTAGTTGAGCGCGGCTACAAGGTGGCAATCTGTGAGCAGACAGAGGACCCGAAGCAAGCAAAGGGAGTTGTCCGCAGAGAAGTCGTTCAGTTGATTACCCCTGGAACGATGATGGAGGGAAGAAACCTTTCCGATAAGGAAAATAATTATATCGCTACAATCACTGTATTAGGTAACAATTCCTATGGATTTGCCTATAGTGATCTGTCTACAGGAGAATGCAAAGCAACAAAAACGATCGGATTTGAAGCAACTTTGAATGAACTGTCTTTATCAGGAGCTAAGGAGCTTATTATTAGCCCCGATTTCCCAGAAGAGAGCAAAAAGCGCCTGCAGGAGCGGACAACATTGACTGTTTCCTATGAAGTGGAGGCAGAGGGGCTGGAGCAATATGAAGCCTTGTTAGCTGATGTGCTCGATGAAGAGCTGCGTCTTGCTGTGGGACGATTGTTTGCTTACCTTTACAGAACGCAAAAAAGAAATCTCGATCATTTGCAGCCTGTTGCTGTTTATGTGATTGATGATTTCATGAAAATCGATTACTTCTCGAAACGAAATTTAGAGCTGACAGAAACGATTCGCTCAAAAGGAAAAAAAGGCTCTTTACTGTGGCTGTTAGATGAAACAAAGACAGCGATGGGAGGCAGGCTTTTAAAGCAATGGATCGACCGTCCCCTTTTAAATAAGGAGAAAATCGCTGAAAGGCAAAATTTGGTTGAGACGATGATAAGCCATTATTTTGAAAGAATGGATCTTCGTGAAAAGCTGAAGGAAGTGTACGATCTCGAAAGACTTGCAGGTCGGGTTGCATTCGGTAACGTCAATGCCCGTGATCTTGTGCAATTGAAAAAATCACTGCAGCAAATTCCGGCAATCCAAGAGCTGGTAGCACAGTTTGGAACAGATGCAGCAAGCAGACTAGCACTTGAATTGGATCCTTGTGAAGAGGTGACAGACTTACTAGAAACAGCAATTGTTGAAAATCCTCCTCTGTCTGTAAAGGAAGGCAATATCATTTTAGACGGCTATAATGAAGAGCTGGACAGGTATCGTGATGCGAGCCGTAACGGGAAAACATGGATTGCCCAGCTTGAGAGACAAGAACGGGAAAAAACAGGCATAAAATCGCTGAAAATCGGCTATAACCGTGTCTTTGGCTACTATATTGAAGTGACAAGAGCAAATGTTCATTTGCTTGAGGAAGGCCAGTATGAACGGAAGCAAACATTAGCAAATGCCGAACGCTATATTACGCCTGAATTGAAGGAAAAGGAAAGCCTTATTCTACAGGCAGAAGAAAAAATCGTAGAGCTGGAATATGATATTTTCACGATTATTCGCGAAACGGTTAAAGACTATATTCCAAGACTGCAGATGCTTGCAAAAACAGTCAGTGCCCTCGATGTGCTCCAGTGCTTTGCAACGGTAAGTGAGGAGCGCCGTTATGTGAAACCAGCCTTTTCATCTGAAAGAGTACTTTCCATTCAAAATGGACGCCATCCTGTCGTGGAAAAGGTCATGAATTCACAGAGCTATGTTGCCAATGGCTGTTTGATGGACAGTGATAGAGAGCTGCTGCTTATTACTGGTCCAAATATGTCCGGTAAAAGTACGTATATGAGACAGATTGCTTTAACTAGCGTCCTTGCCCAAATCGGCTGCTTTGTTCCGGCAGAGGAGGCGACATTGCCAATCTTCGACCAAGTATTCACAAGAATCGGTGCAGCAGATGATTTGATTTCTGGACAAAGCACCTTTATGGTAGAGATGCTGGAGGCGCGAAATGCTCTTCTTCATGCAACAAAGGACAGTCTAATATTGTTTGATGAAATCGGAAGAGGGACAAGCACATATGATGGAATGGCTCTTGCTCAGGCAATCATCGAGCATATCCATGACATTGTTGGCGCGAAAACATTATTCTCCACCCATTATCACGAGCTGACTGTTTTAGATGAGGAGCTTGGCCGTCTCAAAAACGTCCATGTCAGTGCAATGGAGCAAAACGGCAAGGTTGTTTTCCTTCATAAAATCAAAGAAGGAGCGGCAGACAAAAGCTATGGAATTCATGTTGCTCAATTGGCAGAGCTTCCGAAAGAGCTGATTGAAAGAGCACAAGAGCTGCTTACATCCCTTGAGCAAAAAGAGGAACACAAGCAAGTGGACAAGCCGCAGACAATAGTGAAGGAGCAATCACCGGTTGTTGAGGTGGAGTCAGATGCTCAGCTGTCGTTTTTTGATGAAGGTAAAGCACCAGCGGCTAAGCCATTGGCAGGTAAGGAAAAACAAATCCTGCAAAAGATTAAATCATTAGACATTTTAGATATGACACCAATGCAAGCATTAAATACGCTTTATGAACTGCATAAAAAAATAAAAAATGACTAA
- a CDS encoding outer spore coat protein CotE, whose amino-acid sequence MGEYREIITKAVVAKGRKFTKSNHTICPDNSPSSILGCWIINHTYEAEKIGKTVEICGYYDINVWYSYNDNTQTEVVTERVEYTDTVKLKYRDPDCLDDHDVIARVLQQPNCIEAVISPNGNKIIVHVEREFLVEVIGETKIVVEVFPEHKEHDGDDVWGLDVEDEEFEDLNPDFLVGSEEE is encoded by the coding sequence ATGGGAGAATATAGAGAGATTATTACAAAGGCAGTCGTTGCGAAAGGACGTAAATTTACAAAATCCAACCATACGATCTGCCCAGACAACAGCCCTTCCAGCATTTTAGGGTGCTGGATCATCAACCATACGTACGAAGCGGAAAAGATTGGAAAGACAGTAGAGATTTGCGGCTACTACGATATCAACGTTTGGTATTCCTATAACGACAACACACAAACAGAAGTCGTGACAGAACGAGTTGAATATACAGATACCGTGAAATTGAAATACCGTGATCCAGATTGCCTTGATGATCACGATGTAATTGCACGTGTTCTTCAACAGCCAAACTGCATTGAAGCAGTCATTTCACCAAATGGCAACAAAATTATCGTCCATGTCGAAAGAGAATTCCTAGTGGAAGTAATCGGGGAAACAAAGATAGTTGTAGAAGTATTCCCTGAACACAAAGAACATGATGGCGATGATGTATGGGGCTTGGATGTTGAGGATGAAGAGTTTGAAGATTTGAATCCTGATTTCCTTGTAGGATCTGAAGAAGAATAG
- a CDS encoding GNAT family N-acetyltransferase, whose product MKIRKLEEKAAPLKLLLSADPSLEHINDYLRRGNCYIAEEDSTLQAVYVLLPTKPGTVELVNIAVEEKVQNRGIGKLLVKDAVRRARLEGFKKIEVGTGNSSIDQLAFYQKCGFRIVGVEFDFFTDYEEEIIENGIKCRDMIRLAQAL is encoded by the coding sequence ATGAAAATACGCAAATTAGAAGAAAAAGCTGCACCGTTAAAGCTGCTCCTGTCAGCAGATCCTTCGCTTGAGCATATAAATGATTACTTAAGAAGAGGGAATTGTTATATTGCCGAGGAGGATTCAACATTACAAGCTGTATACGTGTTGCTGCCGACAAAACCAGGCACCGTAGAATTAGTAAATATTGCAGTGGAAGAAAAGGTGCAAAATAGGGGCATCGGCAAGCTGCTTGTAAAGGACGCTGTACGCAGGGCAAGGCTTGAAGGATTTAAAAAAATCGAGGTTGGCACAGGCAATTCGAGCATTGACCAGCTTGCTTTTTATCAAAAATGCGGTTTCCGTATTGTCGGAGTTGAGTTTGATTTTTTTACAGATTATGAAGAGGAAATAATTGAAAACGGCATTAAGTGTAGAGATATGATTCGATTAGCGCAAGCCCTGTAA
- a CDS encoding histidine phosphatase family protein, with amino-acid sequence MDLGLIRHGSTAWNKEGRAQGSSDIPLDEEGLKGAKLLAERLQEGDWKIIYSSDLTRARQTAEIIANKLQIKLVLDERLRETKGGLIEGTTEAERIERWGMNWREQDLGIESSASVKARTQSFVKELAATAVQQNTLIVSHGALLKAIILELTPKAVYEQSLKNSSLTSLTLVNSIWECHLYNCTEHLM; translated from the coding sequence ATGGACTTAGGCTTAATTAGGCATGGCAGCACGGCTTGGAATAAAGAGGGAAGAGCACAGGGAAGCTCAGACATTCCTTTAGACGAAGAAGGGCTTAAAGGTGCTAAGCTGCTTGCAGAACGTCTTCAAGAGGGCGATTGGAAAATTATTTATTCAAGTGATTTAACACGAGCAAGGCAAACAGCAGAAATAATCGCAAATAAGCTACAAATTAAATTAGTGTTAGATGAAAGATTACGCGAAACAAAAGGCGGCTTGATAGAAGGAACGACAGAAGCAGAAAGAATAGAAAGATGGGGAATGAACTGGCGTGAGCAGGATTTAGGTATTGAAAGCAGCGCAAGCGTAAAAGCACGCACGCAATCCTTTGTAAAGGAGCTGGCAGCGACAGCAGTTCAACAAAACACCTTGATAGTCAGCCATGGAGCCTTGTTGAAGGCCATCATTCTTGAGTTGACACCAAAAGCTGTGTACGAACAATCCCTTAAAAATTCATCATTAACTTCATTGACGTTAGTTAACAGCATATGGGAGTGCCATCTTTATAATTGTACGGAACATTTAATGTAA
- a CDS encoding group I truncated hemoglobin — MEQTLYDKVGGEAAISKVVDYFYNELVLKDESVKHFFEHTNMEKQRSHQTKFISFALGGPKQYGGKAMAKAHEGMNIQPEHFQAIVKHLHAALAHYGVGEEDIQTALEKVGTLKDDILYK; from the coding sequence ATGGAACAAACACTTTATGACAAAGTAGGCGGAGAGGCTGCCATTTCAAAGGTAGTTGATTATTTTTACAATGAGTTAGTATTAAAGGATGAATCAGTTAAGCATTTTTTTGAACACACAAATATGGAAAAACAGCGCAGCCATCAAACAAAATTTATCAGCTTTGCATTAGGTGGTCCAAAGCAATATGGAGGCAAAGCAATGGCAAAAGCCCACGAGGGAATGAATATTCAGCCAGAACATTTCCAGGCGATCGTCAAGCACCTGCATGCAGCACTTGCACATTACGGAGTTGGGGAAGAAGATATCCAAACAGCCTTAGAGAAGGTTGGCACATTAAAGGATGATATTCTATACAAATAA
- a CDS encoding DUF3231 family protein, whose protein sequence is MNTIKPIKIGAHKSSSGERLTSTEMAKLWATYMGNSMSLCILRYYLQHCEDQEIKALLQEAIKLSTVFLDTTKGIFDKENIPYPIGFTEKDVNINAPRLYEDEFYVHYLKYAAKAGLSIYQIAIPIVYRKDVREFFIYCMDATIALIEQIKSIQMKKGLIMKPPYIPVPERPEFANEDFLNGYLGKVRPLHAMEIAHLYDNIENNVTSKALILGFSQVARHEKVKSLFVRGKEMTHKNLERYMDHLHNENLPSPAFLDHLVTTSTFAPFSDKLMTFHKVDMFSMKIRAFGNSLAVNGRHDIGLMYSKSLMNIMLFVSNGAKIMMENGWMEEPPHAVSRDDLSKPK, encoded by the coding sequence TTGAATACAATCAAACCGATTAAAATAGGCGCACATAAATCCAGTTCTGGCGAAAGGCTAACATCAACCGAAATGGCAAAGCTGTGGGCAACTTATATGGGTAACAGCATGTCCTTGTGTATTTTAAGGTATTATTTGCAGCATTGTGAAGATCAAGAAATTAAAGCACTCTTGCAAGAGGCTATAAAATTGTCGACGGTATTTTTGGACACGACAAAAGGAATTTTCGACAAAGAGAATATTCCTTATCCAATTGGTTTTACAGAAAAGGATGTCAATATAAATGCACCAAGATTATACGAGGATGAATTTTACGTTCATTACTTAAAGTATGCAGCAAAGGCTGGCTTGAGCATTTACCAAATTGCGATACCAATTGTCTACCGGAAGGATGTTAGGGAATTTTTCATTTATTGTATGGATGCTACGATTGCTCTTATTGAACAAATCAAATCAATCCAAATGAAAAAGGGGCTTATTATGAAGCCGCCGTATATACCTGTCCCAGAAAGACCGGAATTTGCAAATGAGGATTTTCTTAACGGCTATTTAGGGAAGGTCAGACCATTGCACGCAATGGAAATTGCCCATCTTTACGACAATATCGAAAACAATGTCACGAGTAAGGCGCTTATTTTAGGCTTTAGCCAAGTAGCAAGGCACGAAAAGGTAAAAAGCCTCTTTGTAAGAGGGAAAGAGATGACACATAAAAATCTGGAACGTTATATGGACCATCTTCACAACGAAAATCTGCCATCACCAGCATTTTTAGATCATCTCGTGACAACATCAACATTTGCACCTTTTTCAGATAAATTAATGACTTTTCATAAAGTGGACATGTTTTCCATGAAAATAAGAGCATTTGGAAATTCACTTGCTGTTAATGGCCGACATGATATCGGTCTGATGTACTCAAAGTCGCTTATGAACATCATGCTGTTCGTTTCGAACGGTGCTAAAATTATGATGGAAAATGGCTGGATGGAAGAACCGCCACATGCGGTAAGTCGTGATGATTTGTCTAAGCCTAAATAA
- a CDS encoding Cof-type HAD-IIB family hydrolase, producing MNEKSIVFFDIDGTLLTHEKQLPQSAKEAVFQLKKNGHEVAIATGRAPFMYEDLRKELEIDSYVSYNGQYVVLKGEVIYKNPLNIIALERLAETALLNDHPIVYMDHEDMKANVVEHAFIQESIQTLKIGRFPTHDPLYYKGRDLFQSLLFCQEGEEKQYEQIFEDFDFVRWHPLSVDVLPKGGSKARGIAKMTEKLGIAKSNQYAFGDGENDMEMLTAIYNSVAMGNAEDHIKAAAKYVTKSVDEDGIVHGLQMVGLL from the coding sequence ATGAACGAGAAAAGTATTGTTTTTTTTGATATAGATGGGACTTTACTAACACACGAAAAGCAACTTCCACAGTCTGCAAAGGAAGCTGTCTTTCAATTAAAGAAAAACGGCCATGAAGTAGCGATAGCAACAGGCAGAGCGCCATTTATGTATGAGGATTTGCGCAAGGAATTAGAGATTGATTCTTATGTTAGCTACAACGGCCAATATGTTGTTTTAAAAGGAGAAGTCATTTATAAGAATCCATTAAATATTATTGCGTTAGAGAGACTAGCAGAAACGGCTCTTCTTAATGACCATCCTATTGTATATATGGATCACGAGGATATGAAAGCAAATGTTGTAGAGCATGCTTTTATCCAAGAAAGCATCCAAACACTTAAAATCGGCCGCTTCCCGACACACGATCCTCTTTACTATAAAGGCAGAGATCTGTTCCAGTCCCTTCTGTTTTGTCAAGAGGGTGAAGAGAAGCAATACGAGCAAATTTTTGAGGATTTTGATTTTGTCAGATGGCATCCGTTGTCTGTCGATGTCCTTCCAAAAGGAGGATCAAAGGCAAGAGGCATAGCAAAAATGACAGAAAAGCTCGGCATTGCAAAAAGCAACCAATATGCCTTTGGTGATGGAGAAAATGATATGGAAATGCTGACAGCAATTTATAATAGTGTGGCAATGGGCAATGCAGAGGACCATATTAAGGCTGCTGCTAAATATGTGACAAAGTCAGTTGATGAGGACGGTATTGTTCACGGTTTGCAAATGGTAGGTTTGCTATAA
- a CDS encoding MFS transporter produces MGNLNKQSAAGAIMQSTKSNTKWNQYLLISIVFGGFLIFGFSENIKGPAIPLIQSDFNASQTQIGLLLALNSFGYLLACAYTSWMSDKIGVKWTGTSAFLIMALSGVFIYLSAGFKTVSVSFFILYLGNGMLEIALGIMAARIFTRNTGTMLNISHFFYGLSSTVAPMFAASVMDWQVGAGALGWRGMYVLFLALSLLPIIPSLFGKFPAEEHEEGETASFKSLMKDRVAWLIVAVLSLGVVSEMAIGGWLINFLVQAYNWDLKQASNMLSLFFLFFMLARLFLGPITDKIGFALSIMIFSGFSGICTLAAILIGEKGAILYAISGIGIAIVYPTIMALLAKRYPKKTGTAITFTVTLMGIASVIGNFLIGLIIDAARIIAGNFGAANSAVIGLKFGYGFIGLLALLCSVSCYFLYKTLEKNKKIIGE; encoded by the coding sequence ATGGGGAACTTAAACAAACAAAGTGCTGCAGGTGCAATCATGCAAAGCACCAAGAGTAACACGAAATGGAATCAATATTTGCTTATAAGCATTGTATTTGGAGGCTTTTTAATATTTGGATTTTCGGAAAATATTAAAGGACCTGCTATCCCGCTTATCCAGTCAGATTTCAATGCGAGCCAGACACAGATTGGTTTGCTTTTGGCATTAAACTCATTTGGTTATCTCCTTGCATGCGCCTACACCTCTTGGATGTCTGATAAAATAGGTGTTAAATGGACAGGGACATCCGCTTTTCTCATTATGGCATTGTCAGGTGTATTCATTTACTTATCTGCAGGATTTAAGACAGTATCTGTTTCCTTTTTTATTTTGTATTTAGGCAATGGCATGCTTGAAATCGCTCTGGGCATTATGGCAGCCCGTATTTTCACAAGAAACACAGGCACAATGCTCAATATCTCCCATTTCTTTTATGGATTAAGCTCCACTGTTGCTCCAATGTTTGCTGCATCTGTAATGGATTGGCAGGTGGGAGCAGGGGCGCTTGGCTGGCGTGGTATGTACGTTCTTTTCCTAGCATTGTCCTTACTGCCAATTATTCCGTCGCTTTTTGGTAAATTTCCGGCAGAAGAGCATGAAGAAGGAGAAACCGCTTCCTTTAAATCACTGATGAAGGATCGGGTTGCTTGGCTAATTGTCGCCGTCCTTTCTTTAGGAGTTGTATCAGAAATGGCGATCGGTGGCTGGCTCATAAACTTTTTAGTGCAGGCATATAATTGGGATTTGAAGCAGGCGTCCAATATGCTGTCATTGTTTTTTCTATTCTTTATGCTTGCGAGGCTTTTTCTTGGACCGATAACAGATAAAATAGGCTTTGCGTTATCGATCATGATATTTTCAGGCTTCTCTGGCATTTGTACGCTAGCAGCCATTTTAATTGGTGAAAAGGGTGCGATTTTATATGCTATATCAGGCATAGGCATTGCTATTGTTTATCCAACAATAATGGCACTTCTTGCAAAACGTTATCCGAAAAAGACGGGTACAGCAATAACCTTCACTGTTACATTAATGGGAATTGCGAGCGTTATCGGCAACTTTTTGATAGGACTGATAATTGATGCAGCAAGAATTATTGCAGGTAATTTTGGTGCTGCAAACAGTGCTGTGATTGGCTTGAAGTTTGGTTATGGGTTCATCGGGCTGCTTGCACTATTATGTTCAGTAAGCTGCTATTTCTTGTATAAAACATTAGAAAAAAATAAAAAAATAATTGGTGAGTAA
- a CDS encoding YoaK family protein, translating into MHEKLKTIPSLSSNSIYMGLLLAIVGGFLDAYTFVSRDGVFANAQTGNMVLLAVKAANGEWKGALLYIPPLVAFVLGVLVSEIVKIPHIRHLVYSYRRSILILEFFVLLVIGFLPMSVPNMIVTVSIAFVSSLQISTFNKIDKWAYNSTIATGNLRTATQAAYAAFVSHDKEAKRQFIDFGVIIGSFLFGALLGTFSTTYIGKTSIWIAAAFLIVAILLYHRDKGYYRKASLQ; encoded by the coding sequence ATGCATGAAAAATTAAAAACCATCCCCTCCCTTTCCTCCAATTCGATTTATATGGGATTATTACTAGCTATTGTTGGGGGATTCCTTGATGCTTACACCTTTGTCAGCAGAGACGGTGTGTTTGCAAATGCCCAAACAGGCAATATGGTGCTGCTCGCTGTTAAAGCCGCAAACGGCGAATGGAAAGGGGCACTTTTGTACATTCCTCCGCTTGTTGCTTTCGTATTAGGGGTGCTTGTTTCTGAAATAGTGAAAATCCCGCATATACGGCATCTCGTCTACAGCTACCGCCGCTCCATCCTCATTTTAGAGTTTTTTGTACTCTTAGTTATCGGCTTCCTGCCAATGAGCGTGCCAAATATGATTGTTACTGTCAGCATTGCATTCGTATCTTCGCTGCAAATATCGACATTTAATAAGATTGATAAATGGGCATATAATTCAACCATTGCAACAGGTAATCTCAGGACTGCCACACAAGCTGCATACGCTGCCTTTGTAAGCCATGATAAAGAGGCGAAACGGCAGTTTATTGATTTCGGGGTAATTATTGGCTCCTTTTTATTTGGTGCCTTGCTTGGAACCTTTTCCACAACCTATATTGGAAAAACATCTATTTGGATTGCTGCTGCTTTCCTTATTGTTGCTATTCTGTTATATCACCGTGATAAAGGCTACTATAGAAAAGCATCCCTTCAATAA
- a CDS encoding YisL family protein, with protein MGHIHITAWALALILFVISLLLYKGGKEKGSKIVHMVLRLMYLAIIGTGVTMLTYTGLDVMHTLKTLVGLWVIASLEMILIRTKKEKKTIVLWIQFVVALIIVLYLGFTL; from the coding sequence TTGGGACATATACATATAACAGCATGGGCGTTGGCTCTTATTCTGTTTGTCATTTCATTACTTTTGTATAAAGGTGGCAAAGAAAAGGGCAGTAAAATTGTCCATATGGTATTAAGGCTGATGTATTTAGCGATTATTGGTACTGGTGTAACGATGCTAACATACACAGGGCTTGATGTAATGCACACATTGAAAACATTAGTAGGATTATGGGTGATTGCGTCACTTGAGATGATTCTCATCCGCACAAAAAAAGAAAAGAAAACAATCGTTTTATGGATTCAGTTTGTCGTCGCGCTTATTATTGTACTATATTTAGGCTTCACTCTATAA